AGATGGAAAAGGCACCAGAACCGAAAAATCATACGGAGGGGAGGATCAAGAAGGCCATTCAATTGCTCTCCTCGACGAGCTACGAGGAATTGAACGAATCCATCAATTTCCTGATCTCCTCTGGCGAAAGCGTCATAGAGCCACTGATCGGTGAGATGATTCGTAGGGGAAACGATGCCGAGTTCTGCAGCCGCGTCAGCATCGTCCTGAAAGGGCTTGAACCTTCCTGCCTGCGACTAATCGTCCTTTACCTGGATTTGGTCATAGAGCCTTTGCCCTTGAAGATCCTGGTCGATCTGGTCGGGAGTATAGAGGACAAGTCGCTGTTATACAAACTCAAGGGGTTGATCGACCGGATCAACTCCGATCCTGGGCTCTTGGAAAATCAGGGTGAAAACGACCCTTACAGGAAAATCAAAGCCCGCGCGCACCTCCAGTTAGCAAAAGCAGGCTCCCGCGTGGCCATAGATGACTTGAAAGAGACTCTGATGACCGGGAAAGGATCCATCGATATGGACCTCCTGTCAGCCCTGGAGTTCATAGGAAAGAAGGAGGAACTATCCTACCTCTTCAGGGCATATCCCCGTGAAGATGAATGGACGAAAGAGAAGATCAAGAACGTCTTTCTAAAGATCATGAGGCGCGAGAAGATCCGGAGGAACAACAAGTTATTCAAAATTATG
The window above is part of the Acidobacteriota bacterium genome. Proteins encoded here:
- a CDS encoding HEAT repeat domain-containing protein, yielding MSSRKEDGEIEELINKLGSKRKVEIDAAKARLSIIGTRAVEHLIEALDRENTELKLNAIPILALIRDQRAKNPLIAMLLERNPKIRESATRALANFPARETIHSLERLLGNEKDMAVRVAAVYALVEIFKGGHDGSIGSILEVLFNSDEKHEVRIAALSIIPFLKTGEKKAILKKLKDDPDQRMKQRLMEMEKAPEPKNHTEGRIKKAIQLLSSTSYEELNESINFLISSGESVIEPLIGEMIRRGNDAEFCSRVSIVLKGLEPSCLRLIVLYLDLVIEPLPLKILVDLVGSIEDKSLLYKLKGLIDRINSDPGLLENQGENDPYRKIKARAHLQLAKAGSRVAIDDLKETLMTGKGSIDMDLLSALEFIGKKEELSYLFRAYPREDEWTKEKIKNVFLKIMRREKIRRNNKLFKIMARENPAILKELLP